TATTCTCAATTGGTTATTTAGTGTAAATATCTATATATATACGCAGTCAATTTTGAACATTTTGTTACTTGTTTCACACTCGTCATTTCAGGGAGAGCCCAGCAAGTCTGGCAGCCATCAACATGTATGGGAGAAGTGGTCCACCGATGGCACGGAACGGCAAGTAGCAAAGCTGATGGAGGAGGACATAGGAGCCGCAATGCAGTTCCTTCAGTCCAAAGCTCTGTGCATGATGCCAGTATCACTTGCCATGGCGATCTACGACACACACCAGCCTGAGGCCCAATCAGTCAAACATGAACCCAGCACGCCCTCCTAACAAAAGCAATCAACCTACAACAATCGACCTCATTCTTGCATCACCCTAACAATCATGACACTGAAGATTCCTCGGTAGATGTCAAATAATGTAATTCTCTTCCTTTCCTTCACTCAAGGTCTACATGATTGTAAGCCTATGGTAATGAAACAGTCAACCCAATACTTCTTTAGGTCACCTCAGCAAAGGTCTTACCACTGACCATGCACTTCAGTGGTGGTGGGGGGCTGCTTTTGTGTAGTGGGCAATAGGACAAGTTGTAAAGAGGTGTGGATTTGTTTGGTTGAACATGATGTTTCATCGAAAAGTATGAGGTAAAATGCTTACTAATGATGGAGGTGATGGCCATGCTTTTGCCGAGTCAAAGTGTGGCTGATCGATCACCCACTTTGCTAACTAGTGGATGTGTTGTGTCTCTGTTAGTGCTTTGTGACTTTAGGGTTTGCTCAAGCCATTGGAGAGACAAAATCCATGGCATATCTTTTAAGTTGGTAAGATCCATGAGCACATCTAGCAATGGTTAGTGGGTGGGTGTTGCTGTGTCAAAGGCGCTCACTCGTGCAATTGTGTCATCGTGCTGAATTGTGTTCGAGCTGTGTTCTTTGTTTATCGTCAGAACTCTTATCAGATTGACGATGTCTCGTTGCTTCCAGGTTCAGGTTCAGGTTTGCTGGTGTGGTGGTTGTGGTGcccatccttggtggccgactGGTTGCAACGGATCTCAATTATTTGCTTAATGGAGGCGATTACCCGATAATATAAGCAACACATACCGAAAAGGAAGTTGATTCTCTTCTATGCCTATTGCTATTTTCTTATATTGTTCAATCATTCTGGTTGGGACATATAAATTCCAACGCGAATAGAACCCTAAGTAAGTTGGTGTAAATAAACAACCCTAATGTCTTCTTGATCAAAATACATTATTTCTATTTTAGTGGTCATTTCATATGAATATTTTGCTCAAATAATTGACTCAAAGTGTCAAAGGTAATGTTTAAATGTAGAATGTGAAAGGTAAATGCAGGGAATTTTCCCTTCATTGGATAGCAGGTTTGAGAAAGCGGAATAGATCATAATGGGCGTCTCCCGATTTATCTTgatatgaaaattttctatagaATTGAATTAGTCATCCTCAAGATTAAtcagtttgaaaattttgatatatgatGTCAACTGCCAGGAGAAAAAAATTCTCCATTCTTGCTCTAATCTCTTCTCCAAGGAGTAGTAAGTGCTCACTCACATGACTAAGTCACTACTCAAAGCTACAGAATGGATCCTTTGAGGTAGTGCATCTCTCTAATCTATACGATGTAAGTGATTAGAAAGGCTTGCTAATTTAGATGGAAAAATTAAAAAGATGAATTATACAAATgagtagattttttttaaaaaaattattcttgtTATTTTTAGCCCGAATGTTAGCTTCAAAGGATCAAGAATTGAATGAATGGAATTATCCGGACGGAAAATTAAAAAGACAATATAAAAAggataaaagaaagtttgaaTCCCTTTAATTCATATTTcgattcaatataaattaaattaggtGTTCTTCATCCTCATCCAGTCATCCAAATGTGTCCACCCATTCGTTTTTGCAAAATAGTATCTCATAATAATTAAATATCTTCATCAACTCAAGTCTAAAAATTAGATTCTCCTGAATTACTTcaaaaattaattgattcaaaaagttaacattatatatatataaaaattaaattctccTCGCCCTAGGGATAATGATATAGTGATTAGGCCTTTCATGCAGATAACCAAACATCTAAGGATCGAATCTCAACTACGATATACTATCTCTAGTGGAATGATAACTCTAAAAACTTTGACCGTTTAAATGAACCTTTGTGAGCACTTCTAATTTATCCTGATAGTCAATAAAAAATTTCCGTGAAATTAAAAGTCACTTAATtggttcaaaaaaaaaatagatatctagattactaaaaaaaaataataaaaataattgaatCTTCCAATAAAGTCAAACCAGCCAAATTTGTACTATCCATGTACTTTGGTAACGTTCCATGGGTCGAGTACAGAGTTTTGGTTGGGGTTTAGAGAAACTAAACCGGATGGGTTAGTCAGACTATCCACTTACACCCTTATGGGTTGAGTAAGCTGATCGAGCTAGGTGTTTTTTTGCACGCTAGGCAAGTTGGACAATCCAAACAATTTGATCGAGCTGCACGGGGTCATAGTGATCTGGAGAAGATGGATATTTACTTGAAACTCACAAGATCTTCAGATATCTCAATTCACGTAGTAAAAGTATTGTGTCAAATTATCAAGCCTAGATGATGCAATAGATGTGCATTCTCATGCTCTTTCAGTTGGCATGGAGCAAACAGATCAATGTTCAATATAAATCCATCATTGTGTTCTTAGAAACCAACCTCGTAAACTTTGCCCTTTTATAGATCACTTTCTAGTTGAGGAATCCTTCCATATGCCTGCCCATGACAAAATGTTGTCGTAGGATGCTGACTGGTCAAAACAAGGAGGTATGAATGCTGAACTTGGACATAACCCTAAAGTAACCCCAACCAAAACTCTGTTTCTATGGCTGGTAAATATTTACCAACTAAAAGCTCATAATGCCGATAACATGGAAAGTAAAACTATTAAAGGTCGAGGTAAAAACCAAGAACTAAAAACTTAGGTCCACAGTACTAATATAACTATAACATGAAACAAAGATGTTAAACTACCTTCAAGTTGGGCATAAATAAGCATCAGTTGCCAAAGAGTGTCGATTACTCATACAATCACAACAATCTCTAAAGGAAAATGATGTCTTTTAAAGTAAATCTCACAAGACAGTATCAACTCTGGAGGGCATCCAGCATCCTAATACCCATAATTGGCACCGTAGGTTGAGCCATATCCTCCAGTGTGCGCAGCAGGACCAGAATGGGACGCAGGGGAACCGTACATGGGTCCGCCGTGTGTTTGGTATGAACCATAACCTTGATCCATGGATGCTGGAGTTGGAGCTGCCGCCATGAAATTCTGCAATAGCAACATAATTTAATTCCATTAGGGGATTTCTTGGAAACAAATGAAGGATTGCACATGCATCATAAACAATAAATGAGAAATGGTTTAAAGCTGTTTTTCATGAAATAATTAGTGTAAAAGATATCTAAATAACATAATTAAGAATAATTTAGAGATCTAAGTGTAATTAGTGGAATAGCTTTGCAAAGCATTCATTAAGGAATAAAGTTCACATagtcaaattttaaataattgagATCAACATGGCCAATCTGATGATGATAGTGAAGACTAAACAATGACAGCTTTTGGAGGCATCGCATAATCATAAACTTGCacaagtttctaacctagatatTCACTAAACCATGAGTTAATCACATTATCAAATTAATTTAGATAGCTGATTTGCTTGTTTTGAGTACCAAGTTTTCTTAGCCATATTGACACTGAAATTATCGATTGAAGTGTGCTTTTTACAAGAGCATGAAAATAAGACAATGCTAATCAATAGGCAAGAACCTACAGAAAAAATTCTGGGGAAAAAACAGATGATACTACAAGATAGTCTCTTCTTACAATGAGATGACCAAACCAGACTTTTGAAAGCCAGAACATTCTACTACTTACTCCAGTATCTTGTCATGGTAAGTCGTTATTAAACCACGATGCTATTTTGTGCAGGTATATACATTTGAATTTTACAATATAACACCCACTATAGGTTAGGAGACTAAATGCGCATCTTCCAAGTCAACACGATACTAAAAAATGTCATTATCGAATAAGAATATCAAGCAAATACTTATATAAGAACAAATAAAGCAAAAACATCAGTGATGCTGATTAAGAAAATGGGTAGGAGACCATGCCTGTATCAATTGCTGAGCAGTCTGAACTTGAGTAGCAGTCCCACTAATTTCAACAGTCATCTCTCCGGGCACCCCACGTGTTTCTTGTATGGTTATGGTTGCCCCACTGGCACGACGGATGTAGCTAATATTTGAGCCAGCTTCTCCAATTACAGCATCAGCATAAGAAAGTAGAATTTGCATATGCTGTGTAATCTGTAGAGAGCATCAGAATAACAGTATGAAATTACACGTATGGTGTTGAAAGAAAAAGACAATGTTTTAAGACATGgatcatgaaagacacctgagaTATCATCGATTGTGGCTGTTGATTTGCTCCGGAATGGACACCTGCTGTGGGTGCATTTTGCCCATACATTGATATGCCATGGTGAGGTTGCTTTTCCAGTGGGGGAAGGTCTGGAGGATAGAAGCTATCATGTGGGCGGGAAGACATAAACTGAGGGTTCCCACCATATGCTGAGCCAGCACCAGGCGGAAGGccttgagaatgaccccaaggtTGAGGTGGCGGCATATTTTGTTCCATATGCATATTTGGCAATGGCTAGAGAGAGAAATATATTAGAAATTATATTAGCTTTTGAGAAGTTGTGAGTCAtcatttatctaataaataataCAGATTTACACTTCCACAATTTTATAAACTTACACGCTTTTCAAACAAAGGAAGGACACTACGATCAACTAGAAATTTCCTTAAGTGAGCTGCAATCAATTCCACCGCCTTATGCATTCCAATGGGCTCTCCTTGTATCTCAACAACTCTATCATCCGGAAGTGCGACAGGAGGAAGATTATCTGCATAGATCCATGAAAGTTTAGCAAAAAGGAGTTCTGGAAAAGTTCAAAGTGAAACATTATGTGCATAAGAAATCATGGAACATTCGAGGTAAATTTGCCGGTCAAAATTGCTATATAATGAAAGGCATCATGGCTGATATCTCGACTCAAAAGGCATTAACACATACTGTGAGATCATACACAATAACCACTCACATGGCTTCGTTCGCCCATTTAATCATCTCCTAAATGACTTTCCTCAATCAAGAACACATGAATGGAATAAAAGATACAGACTAAAGGACAGCAGGTTGAGGCCGTGAAAATAAGTTGGTGATGGTTTATGCTGACAAACAGAACCTAGGTAATGCCTCGAAGAATAACAATACTATATATTCAATAAGCAGGAGGGTAAAATTTTAACCAGTGCATTCCAACTACCTGGTTATAACTTATAACCTATCTTTCTCATCATAATTCAAGTTGCATTCACCAAAGCAACCAATCAAATACAAAAATTAGTTTAGCCACATTCACCAGAATCAAGAAATCCAATACGACAACATCAACCaaatcttatcccactaggtagaGTCAGCTATTTGAATCCTCTCACGTCATTGGACTCTAtcctctatatttaaataaaaccaGCATGCCAATCCCAAGCCCAGATGAATAAGGTTGAAGGTTGCATTAAATTGTTAGCCAACGTTAACAAGCTAATGTTCTATGAATGGATTACCTTAGTTAATTATGAGTGTGCACCATATAGTACAACAGACATATAAATTAATGCAAGCTGCAAAAGTTATCAGCTCAGATACATTTGCCTCAGAGAATTCAATCTAACGTAATAGATGATTTAAAGTATCAAAATACTATACTTCAAGCGATATAATCTTATACAGTTCAATGACAGGATAAGTTCCATTTAGGTGACATCTAATAGTTGGAAGTAACACTTGTTGTTGCTATTCATTTGCTCAATATAATGAGAGGAATAAAATGTGAACAGGGGTCCGACTAAAACATGGTTCACCATAAATTACTTAGCTCAATATATAGCTTTGATGTACTACATACAAACAAGGTTCTCCACAAATTATCTTAATTTATAGTCTTCATATTCTACACAAAAACAAGTCCAtaagttatttattaaaaaaCTCCGAGCATTCATAATTATTTTTACTAGAAATTTGGCAATTCATGCCGAAAGGaaattttaatgataaataaataaatagaaagaaaaaactaattatatataaaaaaaagagtGATGTGAGAGGATCTATTCTACATTACACTTCAACAGATTTCAGTGCATAACTACATAATCACAAAAGTTATTAGATAGACAGGCTGTATAAACACTAATAGATAGTGTTAGAAACAGATCCATCTGACTGTCAATATGCATACTATCTGCTAGATATCAGATCATGAAAACTAAAAAAAGATTCCACAAATAAAAGATAATGTAAATAAGAGGAAGTGTTTACAGCATCATACCAACAACTCGGACTATTGAGCTGCAAGATTCCTGAATGGATTTTATTGTGGCTCCATGTTTACCAATGAGGCTACCTGCTTGTGTAGCTGCCACAAGCAATCTTGTAGGGAGTGTGTTGCCAGCAGCAGATGGGGCAAGACCAGATTCCCCATCTAAACCATCAATTATCCTCTTATGAACTCTTAACAGACCATCCATAGCAGGAGAAACAGAAGCATCTGGTTCCTCTTTTGCTGAAATCATTACCTTTATATATTGCAAGAACAACAAAGATAACATTTAGAAGTATAACAAGGTAGCCCAATAAACTCAGAGATGAAAAATACTCTTCATGCAGAATAAAGCAAATCAAATTCAACATCACAAAGCGAGTGTAGCGGTTTAAAATCAGAATTAGAAAATACAGTATGAGTTATTGAACCAAGATTTGTCACATCTTAAATTACCAAAAGTAGCAAAAGAATATAGTAGATATATAATAAAAATCAGCATAAGAAAACCATCCTGATTTCTAGTCTAAAATAGTTTAATGAAAAAGTtcattaaaaaatcaaaatcaatcaCTTGTAGTATGTTTGGTTCAAGAATTGACAAAGAATGAATTAGAAAAAAGTATGAACTGGATCCAATCAATTTGATCATGTTTATTCTTTATTTTCAAACAGCAAGGAGTCATGACTGAAAGGAATATCCATTGTATAGTATGATTAATAATTATTAATATATAATGAAAGGTTTAATTACAATACAACTACAACCATGTTTTACCAAGCTTTTACCCTACTAAGTGGGGTTGGTTATATAGATCCTCATGCGTCATTAGATTTGATCTCTTACTAtaacatcatctatatttaaataaatttcatcctATTTTATCGTTGCTTAcaagttttttttatttcccTTTTCCTCTATTAATTGTGCATTTGTTATGGTCTCACATCATCTAACTAAAACATTTAATGAACGCCTAAGTACGTGAGCATACCATCTCTAACGTGTCTCTCGAAAATTTTTCTCAACGGTCGCAACTCCAACTTTCTCTTTAATGTTCTCGTTTGTTATACTGTGCATCCTCATGTGTttgcacatccaccttaacatctttAACTCTACGACTTTTATCTTTTGTTTGTGTGTTCACttcatagtccaacattcagctcAACACATAGAAGGTCTAACTgtcattttgtaa
This region of Zingiber officinale cultivar Zhangliang chromosome 9A, Zo_v1.1, whole genome shotgun sequence genomic DNA includes:
- the LOC122018897 gene encoding flowering locus K homology domain-like — its product is MDELVEHTVEEETSGDVGNSHDMKQEQDMQIEAESGEKRWPGWPGESVFRILIPSNKVGSLIGRKGEFIKKMCEESKARIKILDGPPGAPERTVMISAKEEPDASVSPAMDGLLRVHKRIIDGLDGESGLAPSAAGNTLPTRLLVAATQAGSLIGKHGATIKSIQESCSSIVRVVDNLPPVALPDDRVVEIQGEPIGMHKAVELIAAHLRKFLVDRSVLPLFEKRPLPNMHMEQNMPPPQPWGHSQGLPPGAGSAYGGNPQFMSSRPHDSFYPPDLPPLEKQPHHGISMYGQNAPTAGVHSGANQQPQSMISQITQHMQILLSYADAVIGEAGSNISYIRRASGATITIQETRGVPGEMTVEISGTATQVQTAQQLIQNFMAAAPTPASMDQGYGSYQTHGGPMYGSPASHSGPAAHTGGYGSTYGANYGY